The nucleotide sequence TACTGTTACACATCTCTTGTTCTGGCACAACTCATCCTTCACTTCATCTCATGACCAGTATTACCTCATCCTGGGACCCAAAATTTTAAAACTGCTGAACAGCACAAGCACCACTGGATAAACATAACATGTATGAATTTAGAATTTGCTGTGTGATTACTATTTGTAGTGTCAAAACGTGTCTATATTTAAATTTCTATTATCAGGGTATGACTCTATGTTAATGTAATATACATTTTGAGAAGCGTTTTACCTctacatgtgtgaaaagggACTTTTgaaaagttagtctttttagtgtgtCAACACAGGACATTGAGCCACAATCGCTGTCACACAAGATCTTACTTCCATTCTCTTGAACAAGAAAATCTACACGAACAGGACACAATCTCAAATAAGTTGCAGCTATTTGCTCTTTTCTGGACATCATGTAGAAtccatttaatgaaaaaaaaagtaaaataaaatacagaaaagtgAGTTTAAAATATCCTAATGTTTAATGAAAGGGTGATGTACTGATCAGCAAGAAAGGGGTACAGTAAAACTACGAGGGAACGGGTAAAGAGCTTGGTACTCAAAAACATGTCTGTCCGTCTCAACCGCAACACGATTCAGTCCAGAGGAACTTCTGCCATACCCTTGTGCACGAGCTTCTTGTGTGTCAAGGATGCAGGTGGAGGGCACAGGGGAGGAGGCGCAAGGGTACTACAGAGACAAGTGTGCTGTTGTTGTCACATAGAGGTAAAGGAAATGTAAGGGAAAAAACAATTCCTTCTAGTTTTAACTATATCCCTCTGATCAAAGTTCAAAATAGAAGCACCCACCACGTGTGTGTGGAGCTAACTGCTGGGCCTGATCATGACTTCCCCTTCTCTTACATCTGGGGGTGGAtaggttctgttttttttttctttgttttttcctttttctccgTGGGTTCTTAAATCCTCTTCAGAGCGCACTCATACCGCATAGAGTTCGTAGATCTTCTTGGCGCAATACGCCAGGGCAGCCAGTGCTATCGTATTATGGAGTCTCTTTCTGTGGATGTCATCCCTGCGTACCAATACCACGGGCGTGGAGGAGGTCAGCGTATGCAGGGGCAGCCGCGAGAGTTTTTGGCTGTCATATTCCACCTGGTACTTGCAGCAGGGGTCAAACTGCCATGAAATCCCGTAGAGGGCAGCACAGGCAACACTGAGGGCGCCAGCAGGCAACGCCACGTAGCGCGAGTATTCAGCGGGCAGTGAAAGTGGCGTCAGGAGGCAAGCGGCACCTGACAACACAGCCGTCTTGTGCAGGCAGTTGCCCACTGTAATCCAACGGGCCGTCTCATCTCCGATCCGTGTGGGCTCAATAACAATGTATTTATACTGGGCCTCCAGTGCCTGCTCCAGCTCATACTCAAACTGGTCCTGCGCATTCTCGCCGTTGTAGATCTCGTGTACAATGTAGCAGTCTGTCGCCGCCATCACTCCCCtgtgcagagacagaaaaacaggcaTGGAAACTGTGAGAGAAAGGATAGGGAGTAGACTCAATACGTCTACGACCTTCAACACCAACCTACCCACTTTTTGTAGATACATCACTTTTGTCTGAAATAGGCAAGAAGACAAACATTCCCAGCTGGTTATTATATCTAAATAATTTCCTAATCAATTCTCCAAGTGGTTAACAATATCACAACACATCATCTGTAACATAAATGATATATTTGGTTTTagtaaatacaacaacaaaacaacataacgTGTGTTATCTGCTTCTATGAACACAATGCaagatttaaaattaaattgtttatATCCATATCAACTACAGGAATACATGACTATAATTgtaatgtgtatattgtgtatattgcATGGAGATTTTACAGCAGTATGATTTCAATTTATATGTATTCCAACAACAGCTTTGGGAATTCCCAATTGTTATGATTTAACCTCATTTTACATGAATGTGTCCTACATCATGTGTATGCATATTAATTGTTTGATGTGTATACTGGGGCTGACATTTCAactgtgaaatgtcaaaattacCAAATGGCAATCACAAGTTTTCTGGGCTAAAAAGGGAAGTCTGAAAAATTTTTTGACCAGTAGCTCTAAAACCTCCACATGAAACACAGCATGAACTTTTTGAAACATTCCTCTCTGGCAAGAGGCTGAGGTCTGTCAAGACCAAAACCTCACGccacaagaacagtttcttcctgCCTGTGGCTGGCCTGATAAACAAGGCCTCAAACTCCACTGACACAGACTCTATCCCTCCCATGGacattacacattatattaACGTAAAACCCCATAATATCATATTTGCACATCTGTGATCTTTTCTTCTGACACGGTGCATTACATTAACGcaacttgtattattattatttacatgtaataatatactgtttactcctggtcaatattttgtacttttaatttcatgctcttccatttaaaatttaaacctgtagcaGCTCTCCTCGGAAtatatttgacacattttcattgtattttttcttttttttggattaTTTAGATTTACTTaaatttgtgtatatttttgacttttataCATCACAACACCAaagcaaattccttgtatgtgcaaacctacttggcaataaacctgattctgatatGTAAAGCTGAGACAAACAACCatttgatatttcagtttgacaaataaattacaataattagTTGATGATTGAAATAATTCTGTCAGTATTTTTTGTCTGTAAATGGATTTTTCTTCATCTTAATTGTATATTTTCTCTAAAGGAGACAAAcaaatgcatttgtgtgtgtgtgtgtatcaatgTCAACACTATGAGGCCTTCCAGTGCAGCTTGACAAGTAAATTACAATAATTAACTGATAATTGAAATAATTTTCTGTCTTAACACATCTGTAAGTgggtttttcttcttctgaaatgtatattttctctGAAGGAGACAAATGTCAACACTCTGAGGCCTTCCAGTGCAGGTTGACAAGCAAACACAAAGCTCCACTCGGCTTCAAAGACAGCGTGTTATTGGCTGAAGGAATAAAGGATTTTAAGGCGTTTTGGACACTCAATAAAAGGTTTGTAGGGTGACCGAGCAAAGGGACATGATGTGTCGGTTAGATAAGGCTCGCTCACTCGCTTGCATGGCAGAAAGTTGGAGGACTGGCCGGGTAACTTGAGGAGCGTTTTACTTTCAGAGCAGGTCGACAAACACTCAGCGTAGCTAGTAAAGTGAAGCAAGTGAGTCGTCTGCAACAATGCACGATTAAAAGCAACTTTACGCACAAGTTGTCGGCTGGTGTGAAACAACCAAAACATCACATGAGCTGCTCGTTTGATTCCTGGCTAATAACGTCAGCTAGCTGTGCACGTTAgccagctaatgttagctaaccaTGGGATAAAATTCACCCTTGTCGTGCTCGCCATTTAACTTTAAGGCCGACACCATATGCATGTTTGGGATCTAGCGAGCGGTGACATCGACCAAACGATGTATCACATTAAAACATTGTCGTTTAACGGACAAGATGTACAGTAACTGACCTCTCCCTGCTTACTGGGACACCGCGCCTCCTTCCCAGCGACGCCATGTTGGAGATACAAACTGTGATTGCAGCTGACGTATGACAGCGCACAGCCTTGCGGGTAATGTAGTAGTTCCAGCGGCGTCGACGCATCGCTTGGACGCGATCACGCACTACATTTCCCAAGATGCTATGCAGTCAGGGTACCTGCCTTCACGTATTTTATAATAGCGCAGTGAAGTTTGAGAGGTCAGACCGTacagatgtaaataatgaaatgaatgaacgCAAGTATGtaagaaaaaacagttaaacAAGTAATTATATAGGAACTGGTCAAATAAATTCAGGagacatttatatatttaaataattaactgtgcaAGTAGACACAGCTAAGTCAGTTACACAatattgtatacagtatataataaagTGTCATAATATGTCGTTTTGTGACAAGACAGGTGTTTTTAGTTACCCATAATGTGCCGTCGCGTGCTCTGTCCCTGTGTCCTCGTGCGGCTGCCTGTCCGCGTGCTGTAACCTGAAGCCCTTTGGATGTTACAACTATATAATGGCCACGTTCAGGAGTGTGAGATCAGCTGAAACCAAATGCGACGCCAGTGACAGCAATTGTAACAGCTTTACGATACAGGGAGTTAAATGACGCATCCGTGACGTATCAATACAGAGACGATCAATAAAGAATATTGGCGATGCTGTCTTTGAAACTGTGTATTTTGAATGGTGTTTAAACCGGGTCGCTCGACTTGTGTAGCAACTTCAGAAGAGCATAttcaaagatcccctccagacatgttttaagatgtttataatatactttaaataataatgtgtgtctgatatggtttatCCACagaaaagttcaattatcttgttaaaatccttaaaattacatctactccttctccctcattaaaaaaaatccagtatctataaatgtgcaaatattgtttatttctgaagttttcctgctggacacaagatgtctcctacttcaatGTAAAGTCacttctcagtgtttgtgcactgtaggcttcaagtttccacatcacctGTGTGTAAATTGAACATCGGATCAGAtggctccaaactatttgtgatgtcataaatcatgcttgtaggcccactcgttaaaatttgattttcaatgagcacagagaaactttccacattagcagatgaatgtgaaaacagccttctagtgtcaaactctgcacatacatcattctgcacagtgaagctcaaacatccaagtgaagtaacaatataCGAAACAAATTTTTGAGTGGAGGTTGACTTTAATGTCCCATAAAGAATCTTTTAAACTGATGTAGGACATTTGGAGAAACAGGTCTAACTACTATTGCAGTGTTATGTCACTGTCCACACAGCCAGCAATGAAACTGTGGCGGACAGACACCAAATTGACTATTGTGGTTcctaacctttttttttttttttcatattaccACTTGAAGTGGCAGAAGCTGGATGTTTCAACCATTTATTCATAACTTTTAGCTATTTCAACTTATCTGTTTGCTTTCTAACTGGTTTTAATGCACTCTTAATCGCAGTATGTGGTGACTTAGGTTGGTGGGAGGTGTGTCCCGTGAAGTCGGCTTCAACACAGATATGTGGATATAGTTATTTATGTACCAAATCATAGTTTCCATTTTTTCAAATTAGTTGAGCTATTCCACGATCTTCACAAGTAGCCTAACCCTAGTCAGGAAACACTGCTCCATATCAAACCTTAACCTTAACTGGATAGATTTCTACCAGAGAAGATATGACTGTTTATATGGTGAGGTCAAGTTAACAGAGTGAAGCATATGagtaaaataatcattagataAACTCTCATTGTGTTAATTTACATTGATCAAAATGGCACTAAAATCAAACTACTGCTCATTTTTTGGCCTTTTCAGGACAATATCTGCCAGTGTAATTCTTGAATTTACCACCGGATGGTGCCAAAGCACATCTTTTTCAAATCCTACACCTAGTGGCTTTTATTGTTCCCCTCCTGCATCAACAGATCAGAAACATACGTTAACGGAGTTGGCAAAGGCTTCAATAGATTTGCTGAGGGAGTGtctctgcagacagaaacaacaatAGCTGGCAAAACAAAGTGTAACTCTAAATACATATAACTTGCATATTATCAGGATATATCCATTCAGACAGTGATATTTGCACTCTGGATAGAACATTAATGTTATCAAATCTCTTTAAACTCAGCTGTACATGCATCTTACTCTGTTTAACCATAAACACATACTTTGACGTGAATAAtgtggtttatttatttgtagaCAACAAGaattgaccaaaaaaaaagtttcaagcACAAAACAATATAACAAGAATTGGTACATTTTGACGCATGTGGTAGAGCAGCAGCCCAAAACTGTTAAATCAGGCAGTTGTGATGAAacttacacacaaatacataaacacaaaaatgaaacaataccTTGAATACCTTGGCCTATCAATAGGTGAGTGTCACCTAACGAAAAGTGTTACAAAGGGAAAGTTGTTTCCTGCAGTTACCTCAAAGTGATTCTTACAGCAGACAGGTTCTGCCTTGCATGTTGTCTGTCCTGCCAGTGTTTGAGTTACCTGAGGTATTTTTCTCTTCAACACTTGAGATTGTCAACAGCAAAGGCTCCTGAAGAGCCAAAACAGAGAAACcacagtaaaacatgttttcagttatttttttctcatataatgatatttatcattttgacaTCAGCGGGCTTAAGAAGCCTTGTGggcagatgaaaaaaaacacaaaaaaacccagacCCAACAACAAGGAAACCTGGTGTGTAAGCCTCGACCACCCAGTGTCATTTTCCTGAATGACAGAACAAAGGATGTAAATGCCCTGAATATAGATAGCAGTGCTGTTTTTGAA is from Thunnus maccoyii chromosome 18, fThuMac1.1, whole genome shotgun sequence and encodes:
- the tmem11 gene encoding transmembrane protein 11, mitochondrial isoform X1; the encoded protein is MRRRRWNYYITRKAVRCHTSAAITVCISNMASLGRRRGVPVSRERGVMAATDCYIVHEIYNGENAQDQFEYELEQALEAQYKYIVIEPTRIGDETARWITVGNCLHKTAVLSGAACLLTPLSLPAEYSRYVALPAGALSVACAALYGISWQFDPCCKYQVEYDSQKLSRLPLHTLTSSTPVVLVRRDDIHRKRLHNTIALAALAYCAKKIYELYAV
- the tmem11 gene encoding transmembrane protein 11, mitochondrial isoform X2, with product MAATDCYIVHEIYNGENAQDQFEYELEQALEAQYKYIVIEPTRIGDETARWITVGNCLHKTAVLSGAACLLTPLSLPAEYSRYVALPAGALSVACAALYGISWQFDPCCKYQVEYDSQKLSRLPLHTLTSSTPVVLVRRDDIHRKRLHNTIALAALAYCAKKIYELYAV